In Azospirillum baldaniorum, one DNA window encodes the following:
- a CDS encoding sarcosine oxidase subunit alpha family protein, which produces MSGQPHRLPRGGLIDRGQRVRFVHDGRSYEGFAGDSLAAALLANGVRVVGRSFKLHRPRGILGSGVEEPNGFVETGAGALVEPLAAATAVELRPGLVSRGLGGWPSVRFDIGGLLDFAAPLLPAGFYYKTFKAPAALWPLYERVIRRLAGVAHAPEEPDPSRYAKRWHHADVAVVGGGPAGLAAALAAAEAGARVLLVDSDLRLGGSLLGGREEIDGRPALEWVEAVRARLAALPDVLVLTRATALGQHDHGFLSVLERTAPDAEGPRARLWKVRAKRIVLATGALERPLAFADNDRPGVMLAGAVRTYLNRYAVAPGRRAVVFTNNDSAHRTALELDEAGVAVAAVADLRAEVSGPWAEAVRERGIPLLTGHAVAAVRGRGTVRGVTLARLTDDGGALLPGTERDVACDLLAQSGGWSPTVHLHAHVGGRLRYDAETAALRPIPSEGPWRVAGAANGTFDLAAALAEGTEAGRDAAERAGHAPGAPSPALSASPTPPLAPRALWRIPAKSRRARRFVDLHNDVTVEDVELAVREGYRSVEHLKRYTTAGMGPDQGRTGNLLALGILAEERGEPIDAVGTTTYRPPYVPVPFGALAGRDVGALYEPVAVAPIDSRHAAAGAEFQNAGSWRRPALFPRPGEERTAAIAREALTVRRAAGLFDSSTLGKIELHGPDAVELLERVYANRWRPLPVGAARYGLMLRDDGTILDDGVTARLGENHYLVSTTSGGARTVHDWLEEWLQCDWPDLDVAVIPITAQWASVTVAGPNARAVLGGAGTDIDLSAAAFPHMTVREGRVAGLPARVFRVSFTGELSYEVNVPAGHGPALWDALLEAGRGFGIAPFGLEAVHILRAEKGYVILGQDTDGSQTPHDLGLSALVADGKPDFVGKRGMRRSHLAGPGRLQLVGLLTEDPAAVLPEGACIVETTDRRPPVPKLGTVTSSYASPALGRSIALALLRDGRERIGRTVTVNGDGEFVRATVTEPRFYDPEGHRLHA; this is translated from the coding sequence ATGAGCGGCCAGCCCCACCGCCTGCCGCGCGGCGGCCTGATCGACCGCGGGCAGCGGGTGCGCTTCGTCCACGACGGGCGCTCTTACGAAGGGTTCGCGGGCGACAGCCTCGCCGCCGCCCTGCTGGCCAACGGCGTGCGTGTGGTCGGGCGCAGCTTCAAACTGCACCGCCCGCGCGGCATCCTGGGCAGCGGCGTGGAGGAACCCAACGGCTTCGTGGAAACCGGGGCCGGCGCCCTGGTCGAGCCGCTGGCCGCCGCCACGGCGGTGGAGCTGCGGCCCGGCCTGGTGTCGCGCGGGCTCGGCGGCTGGCCGTCGGTGCGTTTCGACATCGGTGGGCTGCTGGATTTCGCGGCACCGCTGCTGCCCGCCGGGTTCTATTACAAGACCTTCAAGGCGCCGGCCGCGCTGTGGCCGCTCTACGAGCGGGTCATCCGCCGTCTGGCCGGCGTCGCCCACGCGCCGGAGGAGCCGGACCCCAGCCGCTACGCCAAGCGCTGGCACCACGCAGACGTGGCGGTGGTCGGCGGCGGCCCCGCCGGTCTGGCCGCCGCGCTGGCCGCCGCGGAGGCGGGGGCGCGCGTGCTGCTGGTGGACTCCGACCTCCGGCTGGGCGGCAGCCTGCTCGGCGGGCGGGAGGAGATCGACGGGCGACCGGCCCTGGAGTGGGTGGAGGCGGTGCGGGCGCGGCTCGCCGCCCTGCCCGATGTCCTGGTGCTGACCCGCGCCACGGCGCTGGGGCAGCACGATCACGGATTCCTCAGCGTGCTGGAGCGCACGGCACCCGACGCCGAGGGTCCGCGCGCCCGGCTGTGGAAGGTCCGTGCCAAGCGGATCGTTCTGGCGACCGGCGCGCTGGAACGGCCGCTGGCCTTCGCGGACAACGACCGCCCGGGGGTGATGCTGGCCGGCGCCGTGCGCACCTACCTGAACCGCTACGCCGTGGCGCCGGGACGGCGGGCGGTGGTCTTCACCAACAACGACAGCGCCCACCGCACCGCTCTGGAACTGGACGAGGCCGGCGTCGCCGTGGCGGCGGTGGCCGACCTGAGAGCCGAGGTCTCCGGCCCCTGGGCGGAGGCGGTGCGCGAGCGCGGCATTCCCCTGCTGACCGGCCACGCGGTCGCCGCCGTGCGGGGACGCGGCACGGTGCGCGGCGTGACCCTGGCCCGCCTGACCGACGATGGCGGCGCCCTGCTGCCCGGCACGGAGCGGGATGTCGCCTGCGATCTGCTGGCCCAATCCGGCGGCTGGTCGCCCACCGTCCACCTGCACGCCCATGTCGGCGGACGGCTGCGCTACGACGCGGAGACCGCCGCCCTGCGTCCCATCCCGTCCGAGGGGCCGTGGCGGGTCGCCGGGGCGGCCAACGGCACCTTCGATCTCGCCGCCGCCCTGGCCGAGGGGACGGAAGCCGGGCGGGACGCCGCGGAGCGCGCCGGACACGCGCCGGGCGCCCCGTCGCCCGCCCTGTCGGCCAGCCCGACGCCGCCCCTGGCGCCGCGCGCCCTGTGGCGCATCCCGGCCAAATCGCGGCGCGCGCGGCGCTTCGTCGATCTGCACAATGACGTGACGGTGGAGGACGTGGAGCTGGCCGTCCGCGAGGGCTACCGCTCGGTCGAGCATCTGAAGCGCTACACCACCGCCGGCATGGGGCCGGACCAGGGTCGCACCGGCAACCTGCTCGCCCTGGGCATCCTGGCCGAGGAGCGCGGCGAACCCATCGACGCGGTCGGCACCACCACCTACCGCCCGCCCTACGTGCCGGTGCCCTTCGGCGCGCTGGCCGGGCGGGACGTGGGCGCGCTGTACGAGCCGGTGGCCGTCGCCCCCATCGATTCCCGGCACGCCGCCGCCGGAGCGGAGTTCCAGAACGCCGGGTCCTGGCGCCGCCCCGCCCTGTTCCCCCGCCCCGGCGAGGAGCGCACCGCCGCCATCGCCCGCGAGGCGCTGACCGTCCGCCGGGCGGCCGGGCTGTTCGACAGCTCCACGCTGGGCAAGATCGAGCTGCACGGGCCGGACGCTGTGGAACTGCTGGAGCGCGTCTACGCCAACCGCTGGCGCCCGCTGCCGGTGGGAGCGGCGCGCTACGGCCTGATGCTGCGCGACGACGGGACGATCCTCGACGACGGGGTGACGGCGCGGCTGGGGGAGAACCACTATCTGGTCAGCACGACCAGCGGCGGCGCCCGCACCGTCCACGACTGGCTGGAGGAATGGCTCCAGTGCGACTGGCCGGATCTCGACGTGGCGGTGATCCCCATCACCGCCCAATGGGCCAGCGTCACCGTCGCCGGACCCAACGCCCGCGCCGTTTTGGGAGGCGCAGGCACGGACATCGACCTGTCCGCCGCCGCCTTTCCCCACATGACGGTGCGCGAGGGGCGGGTCGCCGGCCTGCCGGCGCGGGTCTTCCGCGTCAGCTTCACCGGAGAGCTGTCCTACGAGGTCAACGTGCCCGCCGGCCATGGCCCCGCCCTGTGGGACGCGCTGCTGGAGGCCGGGCGGGGCTTCGGCATCGCGCCCTTCGGGCTGGAGGCCGTGCACATCCTGCGCGCCGAGAAGGGCTACGTCATCCTGGGCCAGGACACGGACGGGTCGCAGACCCCGCACGACCTCGGCCTGTCCGCCCTGGTCGCCGACGGCAAGCCGGACTTCGTGGGCAAGCGCGGGATGCGGCGCAGCCATCTCGCCGGGCCGGGCCGGCTCCAACTCGTCGGGCTGCTGACGGAGGACCCGGCGGCGGTGCTGCCGGAAGGCGCCTGCATCGTGGAGACCACCGACCGGCGCCCGCCGGTGCCGAAGCTGGGGACCGTCACCTCCTCCTACGCCAGCCCCGCGCTCGGCCGCTCCATCGCGCTGGCGCTGCTGCGCGATGGGCGGGAACGGATCGGCCGGACGGTGACGGTGAACGGCGACGGGGAATTCGTCCGCGCCACCGTGACCGAGCCGCGGTTCTACGATCCGGAAGGACACCGCCTCCATGCCTGA
- a CDS encoding sarcosine oxidase subunit delta: MLLIPCPHCGPREEREFRCGGESHVARPSFAEAPNDEAFAEYLYVRTNPRGVQAERWHHLYGCRRWFNLLRNTVTHEITAVYPMGAPRPEPAP; encoded by the coding sequence ATGCTGCTGATCCCCTGCCCCCACTGCGGCCCGCGCGAGGAGCGCGAATTCCGCTGCGGCGGCGAATCCCACGTCGCCCGCCCGTCCTTTGCCGAGGCGCCCAACGATGAAGCTTTCGCGGAATACCTCTACGTCCGCACCAACCCGCGCGGCGTGCAGGCGGAGCGCTGGCATCATTTGTACGGCTGCCGGCGCTGGTTCAACCTGCTGCGCAACACGGTGACCCACGAGATCACCGCCGTCTATCCGATGGGCGCACCCCGTCCGGAGCCCGCGCCATGA
- a CDS encoding sarcosine oxidase subunit beta family protein has translation MTRYSLLSLARNALTGHRRWAPAWRDAAPKPAYDVVIVGGGGHGLATAHYLASRYGVTNVAVLEKGWIGGGNTARNTTIVRSNYLLDDSAFLYEHSLKLWEGLTAELDFNVMFSQRGVVSLAHSAHELTALRQRDRVMRLNGIDSEMLDRAALHRLAPALDLSPTARFPVFGASIQRRGGIARHDAVAWGFARAADRRGVDIVQNCAVTGLRIENGRVTGVETTRGPIRAGKVGIAVAGHSGVLAAMAGLRLPIRSYTLQAFVSEPLKPVLDTVIVSNQVSCYVSQSDKGELVFGAARDNYSSYSQRGSLPILEDCVANLLQLFPTFSRVGVLRGWGGTVDVSPDLSPIIGPLPVEGLFINCGWGTGGFKATPGSGDVFAATIARGEPHPLAVPFGLDRFATGRLIDEAAAAGVSH, from the coding sequence ATGACCCGCTACTCCCTCCTCTCGCTGGCCCGGAACGCGCTGACCGGGCACCGCCGCTGGGCGCCGGCCTGGCGCGACGCGGCCCCGAAACCGGCCTACGACGTGGTGATCGTGGGCGGCGGCGGGCATGGGCTGGCGACCGCCCATTACCTCGCCTCCCGCTATGGGGTGACCAACGTGGCGGTGCTGGAGAAGGGGTGGATCGGCGGCGGCAACACCGCGCGCAACACCACCATCGTCCGCTCCAACTATCTGCTGGACGACAGCGCCTTCCTCTACGAGCACTCCCTGAAGCTGTGGGAGGGGCTGACGGCGGAGCTGGATTTCAACGTCATGTTCAGCCAGCGCGGGGTGGTCAGCCTCGCCCACAGCGCTCATGAACTGACGGCGCTACGCCAGCGCGACCGCGTCATGCGGTTGAACGGAATCGATTCGGAGATGCTGGACCGGGCGGCGCTGCACCGGCTGGCCCCGGCGCTGGACCTGTCGCCCACGGCGCGCTTCCCGGTGTTCGGCGCATCCATCCAGCGGCGCGGCGGCATTGCCCGGCACGACGCGGTGGCCTGGGGCTTCGCCCGCGCCGCCGACCGGCGCGGCGTGGACATCGTGCAGAACTGCGCGGTGACCGGCCTGCGCATCGAGAACGGGCGCGTGACCGGGGTGGAGACGACGCGCGGCCCGATCCGCGCCGGCAAGGTGGGAATCGCCGTCGCCGGCCATTCCGGCGTGCTGGCGGCGATGGCCGGGCTGCGCCTGCCGATCCGCAGCTACACGCTCCAGGCCTTCGTGTCGGAGCCGCTGAAGCCGGTGCTCGACACCGTGATCGTGTCCAATCAGGTGTCCTGCTACGTCAGCCAGTCCGACAAGGGCGAGCTGGTCTTCGGGGCGGCGCGCGACAATTACAGCTCCTACAGCCAGCGCGGCAGCCTGCCGATCCTTGAGGACTGCGTCGCCAACCTGCTGCAACTGTTCCCCACCTTCAGCCGTGTCGGGGTGCTGCGCGGCTGGGGCGGCACGGTGGACGTGTCGCCGGACCTCAGCCCGATCATCGGCCCGCTGCCGGTGGAGGGGCTCTTCATCAACTGCGGCTGGGGCACCGGCGGCTTCAAGGCCACCCCCGGCTCCGGCGACGTGTTCGCCGCCACCATCGCGCGGGGGGAGCCGCACCCGCTGGCCGTCCCCTTCGGCCTGGACCGCTTCGCCACCGGACGGCTGATCGACGAAGCCGCCGCCGCCGGCGTCTCGCACTGA
- a CDS encoding branched-chain amino acid ABC transporter permease encodes MALVAQQIVNGIVVGSTYALFALGFTLIFGVLHVLNLAHGAVFMWGAFTGLFAVTALGLPLPAAFAVAMLAAGLLSVLVDAVAFRPLRRRGSPEFAAIISSLGVAQILMSAAQIASNTQVQRFPFGTFPIVFYQVFGLRVSLQQIVIVGSVAVLVAALLAFLFATSFGRQIRAVAISERTASLLGVNPGAVHALTFFLCGALAGAAGVIIGIAFNSVHFLMGEPYLLRGFVVIVLGGLGSVAGAVVGGLLFGMIQTLSVAFLSSALSDAILFGLLFVILLLRPSGFFGTLRREIRVVRQ; translated from the coding sequence GTGGCTCTGGTCGCGCAGCAGATCGTCAACGGCATCGTCGTGGGCAGCACCTACGCGCTGTTCGCGCTGGGCTTCACGCTGATCTTCGGCGTGCTGCACGTGCTGAACCTCGCCCACGGGGCGGTGTTCATGTGGGGGGCCTTCACCGGCCTGTTCGCGGTCACCGCACTCGGCCTGCCACTGCCGGCGGCCTTCGCCGTCGCCATGCTGGCCGCGGGGCTGCTCAGCGTGCTGGTGGACGCGGTGGCCTTCCGGCCGCTCCGCCGCCGCGGCTCCCCGGAATTCGCGGCGATCATCTCCAGCCTCGGGGTGGCGCAAATCCTGATGAGCGCGGCGCAGATCGCCTCGAACACCCAGGTGCAGCGCTTCCCCTTCGGCACCTTCCCGATCGTCTTCTATCAGGTGTTCGGGCTGCGGGTGTCGCTGCAGCAGATCGTCATCGTCGGCAGCGTCGCCGTGCTGGTGGCGGCGCTGCTGGCCTTCCTGTTCGCGACCAGTTTCGGCCGACAAATCCGCGCCGTCGCCATCTCCGAACGGACGGCCAGCCTGCTCGGCGTCAACCCCGGTGCCGTGCACGCGCTGACCTTCTTCCTGTGCGGCGCGCTGGCCGGGGCGGCGGGAGTGATCATCGGGATCGCCTTCAACTCCGTCCATTTCCTGATGGGCGAGCCCTATCTGCTGCGCGGCTTCGTGGTGATCGTGCTGGGCGGCCTGGGCAGCGTGGCGGGGGCGGTCGTCGGCGGGCTGCTGTTCGGGATGATCCAGACGCTGAGCGTCGCCTTCCTGTCCTCCGCCCTCAGCGACGCGATCCTGTTCGGGCTTCTCTTCGTCATCCTGCTGCTGCGGCCCAGCGGCTTCTTCGGAACCCTGCGCCGGGAGATCCGGGTGGTGCGGCAATGA
- a CDS encoding branched-chain amino acid ABC transporter permease, whose product MIDLLLAQRPLAELILVNAILAYSQYIALRAGVFSLATAGLASLGAYTAAVLTVRWGVPMPLGLAAAALAGAAAGGLLALPLARLRGVFQAIATLAFVQIVLSLALYAEPLTGGAMGMNGLPRTVQGWHLLGVFALVLYLVFALSRGGVGRAFDTIRQEETVAVSLGIRVVRYHRLAFALSGAIAGLGGGVMAHRNYSLVPEDFGFPLLVSVLTFVVLGGRAAVLGPLAGAAVLTALPELARPLADYRLAVNGLLMVLFIVYLPHGVVDTVILQARRLRLAARRRAAEAQA is encoded by the coding sequence ATGATCGATCTTCTTCTCGCCCAGCGGCCGTTGGCGGAGCTGATCCTGGTGAACGCCATCCTGGCCTACAGCCAGTACATCGCGCTGCGCGCCGGGGTCTTCTCGCTGGCGACGGCGGGGCTGGCCTCCCTCGGCGCCTACACCGCCGCCGTGCTGACGGTGCGCTGGGGCGTGCCGATGCCGCTGGGGCTGGCCGCCGCCGCGCTGGCCGGGGCCGCCGCGGGCGGGCTGCTCGCCCTGCCGCTGGCCCGGCTGCGCGGGGTGTTCCAGGCCATCGCGACGCTCGCCTTCGTGCAGATCGTCCTGTCGCTGGCCCTCTACGCGGAGCCGCTGACCGGCGGGGCGATGGGCATGAACGGCCTGCCGCGCACCGTCCAGGGCTGGCACCTGCTGGGCGTCTTCGCGCTGGTCCTCTACCTCGTCTTCGCCCTGTCGCGCGGCGGGGTCGGGAGGGCCTTCGACACCATCCGCCAGGAGGAGACGGTGGCCGTCTCGCTCGGCATCCGGGTCGTCCGGTATCACCGGCTGGCCTTCGCGCTCAGCGGCGCCATCGCCGGGCTGGGCGGCGGGGTGATGGCCCACCGCAACTACAGCCTCGTGCCGGAGGATTTCGGCTTCCCCCTGCTCGTGTCGGTGCTGACCTTCGTGGTGCTGGGCGGGCGCGCGGCGGTGCTGGGGCCGCTGGCCGGGGCGGCCGTGCTGACCGCACTGCCGGAGCTGGCGCGCCCGCTGGCCGACTACCGCCTCGCCGTCAACGGTCTGCTGATGGTGCTGTTCATCGTTTATCTGCCGCATGGGGTGGTGGACACGGTCATCCTCCAGGCGCGCCGCCTGCGTCTTGCCGCAAGGCGGCGCGCGGCGGAGGCGCAGGCATGA
- a CDS encoding ABC transporter ATP-binding protein, which yields MTSQSQEGLVLDGVTRAFGGVVAVDNLSLTVAPGRITGLIGPNGAGKSTVVNLITGLLRLTAGRIRLGGRDITEAEASEVARAGIARTFQTVRLLKEASVLDNVVAGFHRHERAGLAAGLLGLPSALAEGRELRRRAAAILDRFGMAGFADLPAGSLSYGHQRRVEMMRALATEPRLLLLDEPVAGMNDVEADALGRIFAELAGSGLGVLLIEHNMRFVLSLCAEIHVIDSGRLIASGTPAAVRRDPAVIAAYLGT from the coding sequence ATGACCTCCCAAAGTCAAGAGGGGCTGGTTCTCGACGGGGTGACCCGCGCCTTCGGCGGCGTGGTGGCGGTGGACAACCTCTCGCTGACCGTCGCGCCGGGCCGCATCACCGGTCTGATCGGTCCCAACGGGGCGGGCAAGAGCACGGTGGTCAACCTCATCACCGGCCTCTTGCGCCTGACCGCCGGGCGCATCCGCCTGGGCGGTCGCGACATCACCGAGGCCGAGGCATCGGAGGTGGCCCGCGCCGGCATCGCCCGCACCTTTCAGACCGTCCGCCTGCTGAAGGAGGCGAGCGTCCTGGACAACGTGGTCGCCGGCTTCCACCGGCACGAGCGCGCGGGTCTCGCCGCCGGGCTGCTCGGCCTGCCTTCGGCGCTCGCCGAGGGACGGGAGTTGCGCCGCCGCGCCGCGGCCATCCTGGACCGCTTCGGCATGGCCGGCTTCGCCGACCTTCCGGCGGGCAGCCTCTCCTACGGCCACCAGCGCCGCGTCGAGATGATGCGGGCGCTGGCCACGGAGCCGCGCCTCCTCCTGCTGGACGAGCCGGTGGCCGGCATGAACGACGTGGAGGCCGACGCGCTGGGCCGCATCTTCGCGGAACTGGCGGGCAGCGGGCTCGGTGTCCTGCTGATCGAGCACAACATGCGCTTCGTCCTGTCGCTCTGCGCCGAGATCCACGTCATCGACAGCGGGCGGCTGATCGCCAGCGGCACCCCGGCGGCGGTGCGCCGCGACCCGGCGGTGATCGCCGCCTATCTGGGGACGTGA
- a CDS encoding ABC transporter ATP-binding protein, producing MLEIQDLVTAYDGIRALRGVTLTVPAGAMVALIGPNGAGKSTLLNSVSGVVTPASGRIRFDGAEIAGLPAHRVARRGLLQVPEGRQILGPLSVEENLRLGRLAAGTRGTADIDEVYALFPILAERRRQEGGSLSGGQQQMLAIGRALMGRPRLLMLDEPSLGLSPLMAAQVFAALETLRRSGLTILLVEQNARRALDATGHAYVLEQGRIVHQGPSGALARDPAVVRHYLPGDDLPDV from the coding sequence ATGCTGGAGATTCAGGACCTCGTCACCGCCTATGACGGCATCCGCGCCCTGCGCGGGGTCACCCTGACGGTGCCCGCGGGCGCCATGGTGGCGCTGATCGGCCCGAACGGTGCCGGCAAGAGCACGCTCCTCAACAGCGTCAGCGGCGTGGTGACACCGGCGTCCGGACGCATCCGCTTCGACGGGGCGGAGATCGCCGGGCTGCCCGCCCACCGGGTGGCGCGGCGCGGCCTGCTCCAGGTGCCGGAGGGGCGCCAGATCCTCGGCCCGCTGTCGGTGGAGGAGAATCTTCGGCTCGGGCGGCTGGCCGCCGGGACGCGGGGGACCGCGGACATCGACGAGGTCTACGCCCTTTTCCCGATCCTGGCGGAGCGGCGCCGGCAGGAGGGCGGGTCGCTGTCCGGCGGGCAGCAGCAGATGCTCGCGATCGGGCGGGCGCTGATGGGCCGTCCGCGCCTGCTGATGCTGGACGAGCCGAGCCTCGGCCTGTCGCCGCTGATGGCCGCGCAGGTCTTCGCGGCGCTGGAGACGCTGCGCCGGTCCGGCCTGACCATTCTGCTGGTGGAGCAGAACGCGCGCCGCGCGCTCGACGCCACCGGCCACGCCTATGTGCTGGAGCAGGGGCGCATCGTCCACCAGGGGCCGAGCGGAGCGCTCGCCCGCGACCCCGCGGTGGTCCGCCACTACCTGCCCGGCGACGATCTTCCCGATGTTTAA
- a CDS encoding ABC transporter substrate-binding protein — MKTLFGAATLSLALAAVLQPAQAQEVVIGVPVASTGIFSFAAVPGRNGIETALEELNASGELGNVTLKLLIEDTASDKNQATTLVSRFAQYDKAAVILGPTSSVEAFAALPVAQEQGVPVVSTASADVTRVGDWIFKSNATPATIMQALGEQAAARLAPKTVAYVFNRDNDAYIAQKNGVKDLFEAKGIKTVAEETIVGSDTDFTALATKLAALDIDTLLISTTAETSANIIIQAKQAGLSDKVRILGTPSMASQQFLKVGGSAVEGTIFVADYFLESASPLNKTFVEAYQRKFKIAPDVFAAIGYNQLKVAAAAIKAAGPAYDRAAIRAALLTVKDLPTVLGGGKLTINDNRTPTYGGFVLTVKGGAFTLL, encoded by the coding sequence ATGAAGACCCTGTTCGGCGCCGCCACCCTGTCGCTGGCCCTCGCCGCCGTTCTCCAGCCCGCCCAGGCGCAGGAGGTGGTGATCGGCGTTCCCGTCGCCTCGACCGGCATCTTCTCCTTCGCCGCCGTTCCCGGCCGCAACGGCATCGAGACCGCGCTGGAGGAGTTGAACGCCTCGGGCGAGCTGGGCAACGTGACGCTGAAGCTGCTGATCGAGGACACGGCCAGCGACAAGAACCAGGCGACCACGCTGGTCTCGCGCTTCGCCCAGTACGACAAGGCGGCGGTGATCCTCGGCCCGACCTCCAGCGTCGAGGCCTTCGCCGCCCTGCCGGTGGCGCAGGAGCAGGGCGTGCCGGTCGTCTCCACCGCGTCCGCCGACGTGACGCGGGTCGGCGACTGGATCTTCAAGTCGAACGCCACACCGGCCACCATCATGCAGGCGCTGGGCGAGCAGGCCGCCGCCCGTCTGGCGCCCAAGACCGTCGCCTACGTCTTCAACCGCGACAACGACGCCTACATCGCCCAGAAGAACGGGGTGAAGGACCTGTTCGAGGCCAAGGGCATCAAGACCGTGGCGGAGGAAACCATCGTCGGCAGCGACACCGACTTCACGGCGCTGGCCACCAAGCTGGCCGCCCTGGACATCGACACGCTGCTGATCTCCACCACCGCCGAGACCAGCGCCAACATCATCATCCAGGCCAAGCAGGCCGGTCTGTCCGACAAGGTGCGCATCCTCGGCACGCCCAGCATGGCGTCGCAGCAGTTCCTCAAGGTCGGCGGTTCGGCGGTGGAGGGCACCATCTTCGTCGCCGACTATTTCCTGGAGAGCGCGAGCCCGCTGAACAAGACCTTCGTCGAGGCCTACCAGCGCAAGTTCAAGATCGCCCCGGACGTCTTCGCCGCCATCGGCTACAACCAGCTCAAGGTCGCCGCCGCCGCCATCAAGGCCGCCGGCCCGGCCTACGACCGCGCCGCCATCCGCGCCGCGCTGCTGACGGTGAAGGACCTGCCGACCGTGCTGGGCGGTGGCAAGCTGACCATCAACGACAACCGCACCCCCACCTACGGCGGCTTCGTGCTGACCGTGAAGGGCGGCGCCTTCACCCTGCTCTGA
- a CDS encoding (2Fe-2S)-binding protein yields MDRAASSAASPSSRRHGVREGESFTILFEDRFGERAIPAWVGESVAAALLAAGERAWRTAEDGSPRGLFCGIGVCWECRCIIDGRPNTRACQTEARPGLSVRWQVGPGLLPDGSVPRPVSGSVSDGEAS; encoded by the coding sequence ATGGATCGGGCCGCATCGTCTGCCGCCTCCCCTTCCTCCCGGCGCCACGGCGTCCGGGAGGGGGAAAGCTTCACCATCCTCTTCGAAGACCGGTTCGGGGAGCGCGCGATTCCGGCCTGGGTGGGGGAGAGCGTCGCCGCCGCGCTGCTTGCCGCCGGGGAGCGGGCGTGGCGCACCGCGGAGGACGGTTCCCCGCGCGGCCTGTTCTGCGGCATCGGCGTGTGCTGGGAATGCCGCTGCATCATCGACGGACGGCCCAACACCCGCGCCTGCCAGACGGAGGCGCGGCCCGGCCTGTCCGTCCGCTGGCAGGTCGGGCCGGGTCTGCTGCCCGACGGCAGCGTTCCGCGCCCCGTTTCGGGCAGCGTTTCGGATGGAGAGGCGTCATGA
- a CDS encoding NAD(P)/FAD-dependent oxidoreductase, with product MSRARVVVVGAGPAGMMAAAQAARLGCAVTLVDEASRPGGQIHRQPPPSLAGGAVSVAARPEAERKRRLFDRFARHAGTIDHRPGTSVTAVYGLDRILIADETSSQLIRADALVVATGLHERVVPVPGWTLPGVVTAGALQALLKGGRVRAGDRIAFAGAGPLPLVAAAQMVEAGATVPVVALLRPLWPGLLRDPAALWAGRGVLSEGWRWLSILRRAGVPVLTRHVALSVSGDGAAERLVIARHDGRGRPVPGTEQRFAADTVAFNHGFTANSDLARMAGAETRFDPGRGGWLPVRDGDGATSVPGLFVAGDAGGLAGGLAAACDGAVVGAAAAGWALHRDAGRFAAQAAADRAGRARHWTFQAALAASWELPPDIHALVTPATVVCRCEGVTRARIDRAIADGHDGLNGLKRNTRAGMGSCGGRSCLRTLAALAGPRGEGEAVNARPGIRPVTLAALANRVLDESVGS from the coding sequence ATGAGCCGCGCGCGGGTGGTGGTGGTCGGCGCCGGACCGGCGGGCATGATGGCGGCGGCGCAGGCCGCCCGGCTGGGCTGTGCGGTCACGCTGGTGGACGAGGCGTCCCGCCCCGGCGGGCAGATACACCGCCAGCCGCCGCCGTCCCTGGCGGGCGGCGCCGTCTCCGTCGCGGCCCGGCCGGAGGCGGAGCGCAAGAGGCGCCTGTTCGACCGCTTCGCCCGCCACGCCGGGACCATCGACCATCGTCCGGGAACCTCGGTGACCGCCGTCTACGGCCTGGACCGAATTCTCATCGCCGACGAGACGAGCAGCCAGCTGATCCGCGCCGACGCGCTGGTGGTGGCGACCGGCCTGCACGAGCGTGTGGTGCCGGTCCCCGGCTGGACCTTGCCGGGCGTGGTGACGGCGGGGGCGCTCCAGGCCCTGCTGAAGGGCGGGCGGGTGCGCGCCGGGGACCGGATCGCCTTTGCCGGGGCCGGGCCGCTGCCGCTGGTCGCGGCGGCGCAGATGGTCGAGGCCGGGGCGACGGTGCCGGTGGTGGCCCTTCTGCGCCCGCTGTGGCCGGGGCTGCTGCGCGATCCGGCGGCGCTGTGGGCCGGGCGTGGCGTGCTGTCGGAGGGATGGCGCTGGCTGTCCATCCTGCGCCGCGCCGGGGTGCCGGTGCTGACCCGCCATGTCGCGCTGTCGGTCAGCGGGGACGGAGCCGCCGAACGGCTGGTGATCGCCCGCCACGACGGCCGTGGGCGGCCCGTCCCGGGAACCGAGCAGCGCTTCGCCGCCGACACCGTCGCCTTCAACCACGGCTTCACCGCAAACAGCGATCTGGCGCGCATGGCCGGGGCGGAAACCCGGTTCGATCCCGGGCGCGGCGGCTGGCTGCCGGTGCGCGACGGGGACGGGGCGACCTCCGTGCCCGGCCTGTTCGTCGCCGGGGATGCGGGCGGTCTTGCCGGCGGTCTTGCGGCGGCCTGCGACGGCGCCGTGGTCGGGGCGGCGGCGGCGGGATGGGCGCTGCACCGGGATGCCGGGCGCTTCGCCGCGCAGGCCGCGGCGGACCGCGCCGGGCGGGCGCGCCACTGGACCTTCCAGGCGGCGCTGGCCGCCTCCTGGGAGTTGCCGCCGGACATCCACGCGCTGGTGACGCCGGCCACGGTGGTCTGCCGCTGCGAGGGCGTCACCCGTGCCCGGATCGACCGTGCCATCGCCGACGGGCATGACGGCCTGAACGGGCTGAAGCGCAACACGCGGGCCGGCATGGGTTCCTGCGGCGGGCGGTCCTGCCTGCGCACCCTGGCGGCGCTCGCCGGACCGCGAGGCGAGGGGGAGGCGGTCAACGCGCGCCCCGGCATCCGCCCCGTCACGCTTGCCGCGCTGGCCAACCGGGTTTTGGACGAAAGCGTGGGATCATGA